One Bombus pyrosoma isolate SC7728 linkage group LG11, ASM1482585v1, whole genome shotgun sequence DNA segment encodes these proteins:
- the LOC122573172 gene encoding cuticle protein 7, which produces MRNLMIAIVLISPCLGDVSHLLSEYSTTTTTTPPPPPRPYSFQYQAGRYPGNIDRVHQESGDGAGHVQGSYSFIDPKHKIRTVQYAADENGFHASLINYEDTIAQPIDSEAVRLAKEKHFRLYQKIAESNAHGVPVNLPRDSASVGRAKDRHIQLYQKIAEEHAAIANQREAARLAYEATSVVNDVNPDHAY; this is translated from the exons ATGAGAAATTTAATG ATCGCAATCGTTCTGATTAGCCCCTGCCTGGGGGACGTATCGCATCTTTTGTCAGAATATTCTACGACAACTACAACTACTCCACCACCGCCTCCTAGACCTTACAGTTTTCAATACCAGGCGGGACGATATCCTGGAAACATTGATCGTGTTCATCAAGAGAGTGGAGATGGCGCTGGACATGTTCAAG gTTCTTATTCCTTCATCGATCCCAAGCATAAAATACGAACAGTTCAATATGCTGCTGATGAAAATGGATTTCACGcatctttaataaattatgaagatACTATCGCCCAACCTATCGATTCTGAAGCTGTGAGACTCGCGAAGGAAAAACATTTTCGATTATACCAGAAAATTGCCGAGTCAAATGCTCATGGCGTCCCAGTCAATCTACCACGg GATTCGGCCAGTGTGGGGAGAGCGAAGGACAGACATATTCAACTCTACCAGAAGATAGCCGAGGAACATGCAGCAATTGCAAATCAAAGAGAGGCAGCACGACTAGCTTACGAAGCTACTTCTGTAGTAAACGACGTAAATCCTGACCATGCGTATTAA
- the LOC122573169 gene encoding uncharacterized protein LOC122573169, with protein sequence MSRKRKLSTIKERCRICLIDHGCMKNLFDEVLQSKLNDLSKCTSISIKEEHGMPDIICHICLYKLEMWNEFKEQFIRSNQMLLSQLELIESSDNDTIKSCNNLHQSGEDSLSDTFDKKKPKLDVPPLIPLQFTNTQNITNQTMLKDMYISEDDVTSSKDSSQKAHDASNDDKCKNDEERENKDNVQLKPTLVPMKIKPLIGRRNITERRKASTKRWVARKKALLAATGETVSDTDSMASDDTQLSPVQKARAKTNMDKELGKQRRLVKVLENLQNTLADKYEHDRNDFVSLDSDTDTHKTRSLKDINSDGSLTGGKNISAKGSIKQDEAKKDTFFEDLKEKEILPNSQSEKVVQKKSQKKDETEITEDTFTPYSVKSELEIEDVTYIVTSTLMLAGPHYLNKANLNTLSKESKDGNIEQNSQEKNTDIIDAVQLRRINPIPIDANNKKCVERCLNIEVEGTEIEALKRIQVELAGFVEKEMKYRLFGMSNDSIRRDKIGNDYKTSYQTLDQQLKTIIEKTIKKNFESSMIRSCGTYLNSYSQQFGTVSPAFVKEAMNSKKYQPKVILKRLDITKENKLYNINNMHVLIKRTVKSNLGGPFSMVSHKRQSVPPIRYNDYNTSALDSDSYLSDETSETFRTDNNVQKSQENKEQNSVVKQVDVSKVADSNTTKNEHQREIQENIFKITSSHSEKHICGVCEQSFISRSDAITHVRMHKTETTILRHNKHKMMRCKRCHEIVEARFVKAHVCKSTKQYIHKCYVCNSTFRTEKLLVRHLESHDQSEFNIENITKGESQKLTNTNTSQNSKDTVYSKSDKLLKAENNLIMKLENSRTGISIEKIGVTKGRGDAVSGAEKLKETYTCFVCDKIFTDEEILKDHLQKHCDDMSEGDQSPGKEQYQCAICGDSLESEDALEAHVEKHLFDEEDDNPNLISIGSENDKSKDEVYQCLQCTEVFNSEMLLEMHMQAHEEEAAIAEWEKQGIKTYEFQCMICDELFETEEDLSEHLDIHNETTHVCQLCDKPFFSLEDLQKHVATH encoded by the exons ATGTCGAGAAAACGTAAATTATCaactataaaagaaagatgtCGTATTTGCCTCATTGACCATGgatgtatgaaaaatttattcgatgaaGTTCTACAATCAAAACTAAATGATCTGAGTAAATGTACTTCTATCAGT attAAAGAAGAACATGGAATGCCGGATATTATTTGTCATATATGCCTCTACAAATTGGAAATGTGGAATGAGTTTAAGGAACAGTTTATACGATCAAATCAAATGTTGTTAAGTCAGTTGGAACTCATAGAATCTTCTGATAATGAT ACCATAAAATCATGCAATAACTTGCATCAAAGTGGAGAAGACAGTCTCTCTGATACTTTTGATAAG aaaaaaCCAAAATTAGATGTGCCACCATTAATACCTTTACAGTTTACAAATACACAAAACATAACAAATCAAACAATGCTAAaggatatgtatatatctgaAGATGACGTTACATCTTCGAAAGACTCCTCGCAAAAAGCTCATGATGCTTCCAATgatgataaatgtaaaaatgacgaagagagagaaaataaagataatgtTCAATTAAAACCAACCTTAGTTCCAATGAAGATCAAGCCATTAATTGGGAGGCGTAATATAACTGAACGAAGGAAGGCATCGACCAAAAGATGGGTTGCAAGAAAAAAGGCACTCCTTGCAGCAACAGGAGAAACTGTTTCAGATACAGATTCTATGGCTTCAGATGATACACAGCTATCACCAGTACAGAAAGCAAGAGCAAAGACAAATATGGATAAAGAACTTGGAAAGCAAAGAAGATTGGTCAAAGTGCTAGAGAACTTGCAAAACACTTTGGCAGATAAATATGAACATGATAGAAATGATTTTGTGAGTTTAGATAGTGATACGGATACACATAAGACAAGATCtcttaaagatataaattctgATGGTTCTTTAACtggaggaaaaaatatatctgcCAAAGGAAGTATTAAACAAGATGAAGCAAAGAAAGATACATTCTTCGAAGacttaaaagagaaagaaattcttccTAATTCACAGTcagaaaaagttgttcaaaagAAATCACagaagaaagatgaaacgGAAATAACCGAAGATACATTTACGCCATATTCAGTAAAATCAGAATTAGAAATTGAAGATGTTACGTATATTGTTACATCTACATTAATGCTCGCTGGACcccattatttaaataaagcaaatttaaatactttgtCAAAGGAATCTAAAGATGGTAATATTGAACAAAATTCTCAAGAGAAAAATACCGATATTATCGATGCTGTGCAACTTCGTAGGATAAATCCAATTCCAATAGatgctaataataaaaaatgtgtcGAAAGATGTTTGAATATAGAAGTAGAGGGAACAGAGATAGAAGCATTAAAACGCATACAAGTTGAGTTAGCAGGCTTTgtagagaaagaaatgaaatacagACTATTTGGAATGAGTAATGATAGTATAAGAAGAGATAAAATAGGAAATGACTATAAAACTTCGTATCAAACTTTAGATCAACAGTTGAAAACTATAATAGAAAAAactataaagaaaaatttcgaatcgtCTATGATAAGAAGTTGTGGCACTTATCTTAATTCATATTCTCAACAATTTGGGACAGTCTCTCCAGCGTTTGTAAAGGAGGCAATGAATTCTAAAAAGTACCAACCAAAAGTCATATTAAAACGTTTGGAcattacaaaagaaaataaactctacaatattaataatatgcaTGTTTTAATTAAGCGTACAGTTAAGAGCAATCTTGGTGGGCCATTTAGTATGGTTTCTCATAAAAGACAAAGTGTACCACCAATAAGatataatgattataataCTTCCGCTCTGGATTCTGACTCATATTTATCAGACGAAACTTCTGAAACATTTAGGACTGATAATAATGTACAAAAGTcacaagaaaataaagaacaaaatagTGTCGTAAAACAGGTCGATGTATCGAAAGTTGCGGATTCTAATACTACTAAAAATGAACATCAAAgagaaattcaagaaaatatttttaaaattacttcatCGCATAGTGAAAAACATATATGTGGTGTATGTGAGCAATCATTTATTAGTCGTAGTGATGCTATTACACATGTTCGTATGCATAAAACAGAAACCACTATATTGCGACATAATAAACACAAAATGATGCGATGTAAAAGATGTCATGAAATAGTAGAAGCTAGATTCGTAAAAGCTCATGTATGTAAATCTACAAAGCAATACATTCACAAATGTTATGTGTGCAATTCTACGTTTCGAACTGAGAAACTGTTGGTACGCCATTTGGAAAGTCACGATCAGTCTGAATTTAATATAGAGAACATAACAAAAGGAGAATCTCAGAAGTTAACAAATACAAACACATCACAGAATTCTAAAGACACAGTATACTCAAAGTCAGATAAACTTTTGAAAGCAGAGAATAATCTAATTATGAAGTTAGAGAATTCTAGGACAGGAATAAGTATTGAGAAAATAGGAGTAACCAAAGGAAGAGGAGATGCTGTGTCAGGAGCAGAGAAACTAAAGGAAACTTATACTTGTTTCGTATGTGACAAAATTTTTACAGAtgaggaaatattaaaagatcaTTTACAAAAGCATTGTGATGATATGAGCGAGGGTGATCAAAGTCCTGGCAAAGAGCAGTATCAATGTGCAATCTGTGGGGATTCATTAGAATCTGAGGATGCATTGGAAGCACACGTTGAAAAACATTTGTTTGATGAAGAGGATGATAATCCCAATCTTATTAGTATTGGCAGTGAAAATGATAAGTCAAAGGATGAAGTCTATCAATGTCTGCAGTGTACAGAAGTGTTTAATTCAGAGATGTTACTAGAAATGCATATGCAAGCTCATGAAGAAGAAGCTGCAATAGCAGAATGGGAGAAACAAGGAATAAAAACTTATGAATTTCAGTGTATGATTTGTGATGAACTTTTTGAAACAGAAGAGGATTTATCAGAACATTTAGATATACATAATGAAACTACACATGTTTGTCAATTATGTGATAAACCATTTTTCAGTCTTGAAGACTTACAGAAACATGTTGCAactcattaa
- the LOC122573170 gene encoding protein kinase C and casein kinase substrate in neurons protein 2 isoform X1, whose product MSHHSDDNMLIATSDSFWEPGNYKRTTKRIEDGHKLCDSLIALVQERAEIEKSYAKALKNWSKNWNDKIEKGPEYGTTEAAWKGVLVESERLCDLHLRVKENLCNDIIHQVKTWQKETYHKSMMTLKERKEMEDAFKKAQKPWAKLLQKVEKAKSEYHNSCKTERTAANMERNASADSSLSPDQMARGSENVKKMQDRVQKTKEEVQKAKEKYEAALQEINQYNPKYMEDMTQVFEKCQEMEAQRLQFFKDVLFGIHKCLNISQDPILPQIYEEFYHTVNNADHEKDLKWWSNNHGVNMAMNWPQFEDYTEEFRDITKGSKSKEALPAGSITLINQRPVGEDVHEYPPVNNKSKSKPSSRVISTDGGHGDSKTDTMNSSKHSSEKNNHDGNAVNRTSTMTNGTNVKQESNPFEEEEWDEDSGEPLVDNGEPGVLVRALYDYEGAEADELSFKQGDVFDKLEDEDEQGWCKGRKDGRVGLYPANYVELVSP is encoded by the exons ATGTCACATCACAGCGACGACAACATGCTGATAGCAACCTCGGACTCTTTCTGGGAGCCAGGTAACTATAAACGAACGACCAAGAGAATCGAGGACGGCCATAAGCTCTGCGATAGTTTAATAGCTCTAGTCCAAGAAAGAGCAGAGATTGAGAAAAGTTACGCGAAAGCGTTGAAAAATTGGTCGAAAAATTGGAACGACAAGATCGAAAAAGGACCGGAATATGGAACCACCGAGGCTGCTTGGAAAGGAGTTCTCGTTGAATCGGAGAGGCTGTGCGATCTCCACCTCAGGGTCAAAGAGAATCTCTGTAACGACATCATTCACCAAGTGAAAACGTGGCAGAAAGAGACCTATCACAAA TCAATGATGACGTTGAAAGAGCGAAAGGAGATGGAGGACGCGTTCAAAAAGGCGCAGAAACCATGGGCGAAGCTTTTGCAGAAGGTTGAAAAAGCAAAGTCCGAGTACCACAACAGCTGCAAAACCGAACGGACCGCGGCGAACATGGAAAGGAACGCATCGGCGGACAGTTCGCTTTCCCCTGACCAG ATGGCCCGAGGCTCTGAAAAC GTGAAGAAAATGCAAGACAGGGTGcagaaaacgaaggaagaggtacaaaaagcgaaagaaaaatatgaagctGCGTTGCAAGAAATTAATCAGTATAACCCAAAATACATGGAGGATATGACACAAGTGTTCGAAAAGTGTCAAGAAATGGAGGCGCAGCGGCTTCAATTCTTCAAGGATGTTCTCTTCGGCATTCACAAATGTCTCAATATATCTCAGGATCCAAT ACTTCCACAAATATACGAAGAATTCTATCATACAGTTAACAACGCGGACCATGAAAAAGATCTGAAATGGTGGTCGAACAATCACGGTGTAAATATGGCGATGAATTGGCCACAGTTCGAG GACTACACAGAGGAGTTCCGTGACATCACCAAGGGCTCAAAATCGAAGGAGGCTCTTCCGGCTGGCTCCATCACGCTCATCAATCAACGCCCGGTCGGCGAGGATGTGCAT GAGTACCCACCAGTTAATAACAAATCAAAATCGAAGCCCAGTTCCCGGGTAATATCAACAGATGGAGGCCATGGGGATAGCAAAACCGACACGATGAATTCCAGCAAACACTCTTCAGAGAAAAACAATCATGATGGTAATGCTGTAAACAGGACCTCCACGATGAC TAATGGTACAAATGTTAAGCAAGAATCAAATCCATTTGAGGAAGAAGAATGGGATGAAGACAGTGGCGAACCATTGGTAGATAATGGAGAACCAGGTGTTCTTGTACGCGCGTTATATGATTACGAAGGAGCCGAAGCTGATGAACTTAGTTTTAAGCAAG gCGATGTATTCGATAAATTAGAAGACGAAGACGAGCAAGGATGGTGTAAAGGACGAAAAGACGGTAGAGTGGGTCTCTATCCGGCAAACTACGTAGAACTTGTGTCTCCGTAA
- the LOC122573170 gene encoding protein kinase C and casein kinase substrate in neurons protein 2 isoform X2, whose protein sequence is MSHHSDDNMLIATSDSFWEPGNYKRTTKRIEDGHKLCDSLIALVQERAEIEKSYAKALKNWSKNWNDKIEKGPEYGTTEAAWKGVLVESERLCDLHLRVKENLCNDIIHQVKTWQKETYHKSMMTLKERKEMEDAFKKAQKPWAKLLQKVEKAKSEYHNSCKTERTAANMERNASADSSLSPDQKALLVKKMQDRVQKTKEEVQKAKEKYEAALQEINQYNPKYMEDMTQVFEKCQEMEAQRLQFFKDVLFGIHKCLNISQDPILPQIYEEFYHTVNNADHEKDLKWWSNNHGVNMAMNWPQFEDYTEEFRDITKGSKSKEALPAGSITLINQRPVGEDVHEYPPVNNKSKSKPSSRVISTDGGHGDSKTDTMNSSKHSSEKNNHDGNAVNRTSTMTNGTNVKQESNPFEEEEWDEDSGEPLVDNGEPGVLVRALYDYEGAEADELSFKQGDVFDKLEDEDEQGWCKGRKDGRVGLYPANYVELVSP, encoded by the exons ATGTCACATCACAGCGACGACAACATGCTGATAGCAACCTCGGACTCTTTCTGGGAGCCAGGTAACTATAAACGAACGACCAAGAGAATCGAGGACGGCCATAAGCTCTGCGATAGTTTAATAGCTCTAGTCCAAGAAAGAGCAGAGATTGAGAAAAGTTACGCGAAAGCGTTGAAAAATTGGTCGAAAAATTGGAACGACAAGATCGAAAAAGGACCGGAATATGGAACCACCGAGGCTGCTTGGAAAGGAGTTCTCGTTGAATCGGAGAGGCTGTGCGATCTCCACCTCAGGGTCAAAGAGAATCTCTGTAACGACATCATTCACCAAGTGAAAACGTGGCAGAAAGAGACCTATCACAAA TCAATGATGACGTTGAAAGAGCGAAAGGAGATGGAGGACGCGTTCAAAAAGGCGCAGAAACCATGGGCGAAGCTTTTGCAGAAGGTTGAAAAAGCAAAGTCCGAGTACCACAACAGCTGCAAAACCGAACGGACCGCGGCGAACATGGAAAGGAACGCATCGGCGGACAGTTCGCTTTCCCCTGACCAG AAAGCTCTGCTG GTGAAGAAAATGCAAGACAGGGTGcagaaaacgaaggaagaggtacaaaaagcgaaagaaaaatatgaagctGCGTTGCAAGAAATTAATCAGTATAACCCAAAATACATGGAGGATATGACACAAGTGTTCGAAAAGTGTCAAGAAATGGAGGCGCAGCGGCTTCAATTCTTCAAGGATGTTCTCTTCGGCATTCACAAATGTCTCAATATATCTCAGGATCCAAT ACTTCCACAAATATACGAAGAATTCTATCATACAGTTAACAACGCGGACCATGAAAAAGATCTGAAATGGTGGTCGAACAATCACGGTGTAAATATGGCGATGAATTGGCCACAGTTCGAG GACTACACAGAGGAGTTCCGTGACATCACCAAGGGCTCAAAATCGAAGGAGGCTCTTCCGGCTGGCTCCATCACGCTCATCAATCAACGCCCGGTCGGCGAGGATGTGCAT GAGTACCCACCAGTTAATAACAAATCAAAATCGAAGCCCAGTTCCCGGGTAATATCAACAGATGGAGGCCATGGGGATAGCAAAACCGACACGATGAATTCCAGCAAACACTCTTCAGAGAAAAACAATCATGATGGTAATGCTGTAAACAGGACCTCCACGATGAC TAATGGTACAAATGTTAAGCAAGAATCAAATCCATTTGAGGAAGAAGAATGGGATGAAGACAGTGGCGAACCATTGGTAGATAATGGAGAACCAGGTGTTCTTGTACGCGCGTTATATGATTACGAAGGAGCCGAAGCTGATGAACTTAGTTTTAAGCAAG gCGATGTATTCGATAAATTAGAAGACGAAGACGAGCAAGGATGGTGTAAAGGACGAAAAGACGGTAGAGTGGGTCTCTATCCGGCAAACTACGTAGAACTTGTGTCTCCGTAA
- the LOC122573170 gene encoding protein kinase C and casein kinase substrate in neurons protein 1 isoform X4 has product MSHHSDDNMLIATSDSFWEPGNYKRTTKRIEDGHKLCDSLIALVQERAEIEKSYAKALKNWSKNWNDKIEKGPEYGTTEAAWKGVLVESERLCDLHLRVKENLCNDIIHQVKTWQKETYHKSMMTLKERKEMEDAFKKAQKPWAKLLQKVEKAKSEYHNSCKTERTAANMERNASADSSLSPDQMARGSENVKKMQDRVQKTKEEVQKAKEKYEAALQEINQYNPKYMEDMTQVFEKCQEMEAQRLQFFKDVLFGIHKCLNISQDPILPQIYEEFYHTVNNADHEKDLKWWSNNHGVNMAMNWPQFEEYPPVNNKSKSKPSSRVISTDGGHGDSKTDTMNSSKHSSEKNNHDGNAVNRTSTMTNGTNVKQESNPFEEEEWDEDSGEPLVDNGEPGVLVRALYDYEGAEADELSFKQGDVFDKLEDEDEQGWCKGRKDGRVGLYPANYVELVSP; this is encoded by the exons ATGTCACATCACAGCGACGACAACATGCTGATAGCAACCTCGGACTCTTTCTGGGAGCCAGGTAACTATAAACGAACGACCAAGAGAATCGAGGACGGCCATAAGCTCTGCGATAGTTTAATAGCTCTAGTCCAAGAAAGAGCAGAGATTGAGAAAAGTTACGCGAAAGCGTTGAAAAATTGGTCGAAAAATTGGAACGACAAGATCGAAAAAGGACCGGAATATGGAACCACCGAGGCTGCTTGGAAAGGAGTTCTCGTTGAATCGGAGAGGCTGTGCGATCTCCACCTCAGGGTCAAAGAGAATCTCTGTAACGACATCATTCACCAAGTGAAAACGTGGCAGAAAGAGACCTATCACAAA TCAATGATGACGTTGAAAGAGCGAAAGGAGATGGAGGACGCGTTCAAAAAGGCGCAGAAACCATGGGCGAAGCTTTTGCAGAAGGTTGAAAAAGCAAAGTCCGAGTACCACAACAGCTGCAAAACCGAACGGACCGCGGCGAACATGGAAAGGAACGCATCGGCGGACAGTTCGCTTTCCCCTGACCAG ATGGCCCGAGGCTCTGAAAAC GTGAAGAAAATGCAAGACAGGGTGcagaaaacgaaggaagaggtacaaaaagcgaaagaaaaatatgaagctGCGTTGCAAGAAATTAATCAGTATAACCCAAAATACATGGAGGATATGACACAAGTGTTCGAAAAGTGTCAAGAAATGGAGGCGCAGCGGCTTCAATTCTTCAAGGATGTTCTCTTCGGCATTCACAAATGTCTCAATATATCTCAGGATCCAAT ACTTCCACAAATATACGAAGAATTCTATCATACAGTTAACAACGCGGACCATGAAAAAGATCTGAAATGGTGGTCGAACAATCACGGTGTAAATATGGCGATGAATTGGCCACAGTTCGAG GAGTACCCACCAGTTAATAACAAATCAAAATCGAAGCCCAGTTCCCGGGTAATATCAACAGATGGAGGCCATGGGGATAGCAAAACCGACACGATGAATTCCAGCAAACACTCTTCAGAGAAAAACAATCATGATGGTAATGCTGTAAACAGGACCTCCACGATGAC TAATGGTACAAATGTTAAGCAAGAATCAAATCCATTTGAGGAAGAAGAATGGGATGAAGACAGTGGCGAACCATTGGTAGATAATGGAGAACCAGGTGTTCTTGTACGCGCGTTATATGATTACGAAGGAGCCGAAGCTGATGAACTTAGTTTTAAGCAAG gCGATGTATTCGATAAATTAGAAGACGAAGACGAGCAAGGATGGTGTAAAGGACGAAAAGACGGTAGAGTGGGTCTCTATCCGGCAAACTACGTAGAACTTGTGTCTCCGTAA
- the LOC122573170 gene encoding protein kinase C and casein kinase substrate in neurons protein 2 isoform X3, protein MSHHSDDNMLIATSDSFWEPGNYKRTTKRIEDGHKLCDSLIALVQERAEIEKSYAKALKNWSKNWNDKIEKGPEYGTTEAAWKGVLVESERLCDLHLRVKENLCNDIIHQVKTWQKETYHKSMMTLKERKEMEDAFKKAQKPWAKLLQKVEKAKSEYHNSCKTERTAANMERNASADSSLSPDQVKKMQDRVQKTKEEVQKAKEKYEAALQEINQYNPKYMEDMTQVFEKCQEMEAQRLQFFKDVLFGIHKCLNISQDPILPQIYEEFYHTVNNADHEKDLKWWSNNHGVNMAMNWPQFEDYTEEFRDITKGSKSKEALPAGSITLINQRPVGEDVHEYPPVNNKSKSKPSSRVISTDGGHGDSKTDTMNSSKHSSEKNNHDGNAVNRTSTMTNGTNVKQESNPFEEEEWDEDSGEPLVDNGEPGVLVRALYDYEGAEADELSFKQGDVFDKLEDEDEQGWCKGRKDGRVGLYPANYVELVSP, encoded by the exons ATGTCACATCACAGCGACGACAACATGCTGATAGCAACCTCGGACTCTTTCTGGGAGCCAGGTAACTATAAACGAACGACCAAGAGAATCGAGGACGGCCATAAGCTCTGCGATAGTTTAATAGCTCTAGTCCAAGAAAGAGCAGAGATTGAGAAAAGTTACGCGAAAGCGTTGAAAAATTGGTCGAAAAATTGGAACGACAAGATCGAAAAAGGACCGGAATATGGAACCACCGAGGCTGCTTGGAAAGGAGTTCTCGTTGAATCGGAGAGGCTGTGCGATCTCCACCTCAGGGTCAAAGAGAATCTCTGTAACGACATCATTCACCAAGTGAAAACGTGGCAGAAAGAGACCTATCACAAA TCAATGATGACGTTGAAAGAGCGAAAGGAGATGGAGGACGCGTTCAAAAAGGCGCAGAAACCATGGGCGAAGCTTTTGCAGAAGGTTGAAAAAGCAAAGTCCGAGTACCACAACAGCTGCAAAACCGAACGGACCGCGGCGAACATGGAAAGGAACGCATCGGCGGACAGTTCGCTTTCCCCTGACCAG GTGAAGAAAATGCAAGACAGGGTGcagaaaacgaaggaagaggtacaaaaagcgaaagaaaaatatgaagctGCGTTGCAAGAAATTAATCAGTATAACCCAAAATACATGGAGGATATGACACAAGTGTTCGAAAAGTGTCAAGAAATGGAGGCGCAGCGGCTTCAATTCTTCAAGGATGTTCTCTTCGGCATTCACAAATGTCTCAATATATCTCAGGATCCAAT ACTTCCACAAATATACGAAGAATTCTATCATACAGTTAACAACGCGGACCATGAAAAAGATCTGAAATGGTGGTCGAACAATCACGGTGTAAATATGGCGATGAATTGGCCACAGTTCGAG GACTACACAGAGGAGTTCCGTGACATCACCAAGGGCTCAAAATCGAAGGAGGCTCTTCCGGCTGGCTCCATCACGCTCATCAATCAACGCCCGGTCGGCGAGGATGTGCAT GAGTACCCACCAGTTAATAACAAATCAAAATCGAAGCCCAGTTCCCGGGTAATATCAACAGATGGAGGCCATGGGGATAGCAAAACCGACACGATGAATTCCAGCAAACACTCTTCAGAGAAAAACAATCATGATGGTAATGCTGTAAACAGGACCTCCACGATGAC TAATGGTACAAATGTTAAGCAAGAATCAAATCCATTTGAGGAAGAAGAATGGGATGAAGACAGTGGCGAACCATTGGTAGATAATGGAGAACCAGGTGTTCTTGTACGCGCGTTATATGATTACGAAGGAGCCGAAGCTGATGAACTTAGTTTTAAGCAAG gCGATGTATTCGATAAATTAGAAGACGAAGACGAGCAAGGATGGTGTAAAGGACGAAAAGACGGTAGAGTGGGTCTCTATCCGGCAAACTACGTAGAACTTGTGTCTCCGTAA